A section of the Sedimentisphaera cyanobacteriorum genome encodes:
- a CDS encoding ATP-dependent helicase — MAQSFSFDQLTPSQKEAIEHKDGPLLIIAGPGSGKTRTVTCRIARLVEKGVSPWSICAITFTNKAADEMKQRVREMGVPRGAQISTFHSLCVRILREFADYAGVKSTFSIYSDAEQKACIKEVIKASNQSTKNFPPAKVLSYISNYKNDLFDPDEAVKMADGFQQKMVAKLFKRYQNRLIQNNALDFDDLLTKTAFLIKNYPEIRKQLSDRYKYILVDEYQDTNHAQYQIAKGLALEHGNICVTGDPDQSIYRWRGADIRNIMAFEKDWPNAKVVKLEENFRSCPAVLELADKLISHNRQRKEKNLKAVRSEEKKIVFSPFEDQREEGLSIAGKINELIQQGHNPNEIAVLYRTNSMSRSIEESFIRGKVPYLIVRGVEFYNRKEIRDMLAYLKLISNPSDSVALERIINTPPRGIGKTTLERLKRYASNNGISLWHAATEADRVEMLSKAAAAKVIEFTKMIQGFQDFSRQDSFAVSDLIEDIFESSGFKAALKKSSEQEDAVENIEELINNAAFFDNAQQEEDQPGGLDDYLQMISLYSDADAYDPGSGKVSLMTLHAAKGLEFDNVFIIGLEEGILPHERSSESDSQLEEERRLFFVGITRARLNLFISQTKYRTIWGREIRTLPSQFIFECGLKTESYTAVNDTVKDSVGSYRRTVRDETKRSRTSSNAAYFAGQRVSHRKFGAGVVKEYLDLGENSVITVKFDKGQVKTLVQKYAKLECLD; from the coding sequence GGCGTTTCCCCGTGGAGCATCTGCGCTATTACATTCACAAATAAAGCCGCTGATGAGATGAAGCAGAGGGTTCGTGAGATGGGTGTTCCGAGGGGGGCTCAGATAAGCACCTTTCACTCATTATGCGTGAGGATTCTGCGCGAGTTCGCTGATTATGCTGGCGTTAAAAGCACTTTCAGCATATATTCAGATGCCGAGCAGAAGGCCTGCATCAAAGAAGTGATTAAGGCGAGCAATCAGTCAACTAAGAATTTTCCGCCTGCAAAGGTCCTTTCATATATCTCAAACTACAAAAACGACCTCTTCGACCCCGATGAAGCTGTCAAAATGGCGGACGGTTTCCAGCAGAAGATGGTGGCAAAATTATTCAAGCGATACCAAAACCGGCTCATACAGAACAACGCACTGGATTTTGACGATCTGCTCACTAAAACAGCCTTTCTGATAAAAAATTATCCCGAGATTAGAAAGCAGCTCAGCGACAGGTATAAATATATCCTCGTTGATGAGTATCAGGACACAAATCACGCCCAGTACCAGATTGCAAAAGGTCTCGCTTTGGAGCATGGGAATATTTGCGTAACCGGCGACCCTGACCAGTCCATATACCGCTGGCGTGGGGCTGACATAAGGAATATTATGGCCTTCGAGAAGGACTGGCCTAATGCTAAAGTGGTAAAGCTGGAGGAGAACTTCCGTTCCTGTCCGGCAGTTCTTGAGCTTGCAGATAAGCTCATCTCCCACAACAGGCAGAGGAAAGAAAAGAATCTCAAGGCTGTTCGCAGTGAGGAGAAAAAAATTGTCTTTTCTCCTTTCGAAGACCAGAGGGAAGAAGGGCTGTCTATAGCCGGCAAGATCAATGAGCTTATCCAGCAGGGACACAATCCCAATGAAATCGCCGTGCTTTACAGAACAAACTCTATGAGCCGCTCCATCGAGGAGTCTTTCATTCGCGGGAAAGTCCCTTATCTTATTGTCCGCGGCGTGGAGTTTTACAATAGAAAAGAAATTCGCGATATGCTCGCATATCTCAAACTTATCTCCAACCCCTCTGATTCGGTTGCACTTGAGCGGATAATCAATACACCCCCCAGAGGCATAGGCAAAACTACTTTGGAAAGGCTTAAACGATATGCCTCTAATAATGGCATTTCTCTCTGGCATGCCGCAACCGAGGCAGACAGGGTAGAGATGTTGAGCAAAGCTGCGGCCGCGAAGGTAATAGAATTTACGAAAATGATTCAGGGCTTCCAAGATTTCAGCAGGCAGGATAGCTTTGCGGTTTCGGATTTAATTGAAGATATATTCGAGTCTTCGGGTTTTAAAGCCGCACTCAAAAAATCTTCCGAGCAGGAAGACGCTGTTGAAAATATAGAAGAGCTCATAAACAACGCTGCCTTCTTCGATAACGCTCAGCAGGAAGAAGACCAGCCCGGTGGGCTTGATGACTATCTTCAAATGATTTCTCTTTACAGCGATGCAGATGCATACGACCCGGGAAGCGGAAAGGTTTCCCTTATGACTCTCCATGCCGCCAAGGGTTTAGAGTTTGACAATGTGTTTATAATCGGCCTTGAAGAGGGCATACTCCCCCATGAGAGGAGCAGTGAATCAGATTCGCAGCTCGAGGAGGAGCGAAGACTCTTTTTTGTAGGAATTACTAGGGCAAGGCTCAATCTTTTCATAAGCCAGACAAAATACCGGACTATATGGGGCAGGGAAATCAGGACTCTGCCTTCGCAGTTTATTTTTGAATGCGGATTGAAAACTGAAAGCTATACTGCTGTAAACGATACTGTTAAAGACAGCGTTGGCAGCTATCGAAGAACCGTAAGAGACGAAACCAAGCGGAGCCGAACCTCTTCAAACGCAGCTTACTTTGCAGGTCAGCGGGTTAGTCACAGGAAATTTGGCGCCGGTGTGGTTAAAGAATATCTCGATTTAGGCGAGAATAGCGTTATTACAGTTAAGTTCGATAAGGGGCAGGTTAAAACTCTTGTACAAAAGTACGCCAAACTTGAGTGTTTGGATTAG
- a CDS encoding TrkH family potassium uptake protein has translation MKNGSVKLTPHQWIHILVCLLVVASFILLFGFYEPLVSPAALHVIQIIAFIYFFCNHAAGFIRSKNKLSYARRNWFQIPLLLALVLFFILASQRFFSDHPLDGILLVLSIYLIVQVVDSVCRFIVKLAATGRNPMRTFVLSFIAFIIIGALFLKLPTFHKCEQLSFLDACFTTTSAVCVTGLIVKDTGSDFTVLGQFVILTLMQLGGLGIIIFGAVFALLFGKAFSVQESVALQDLLSTETVGRIKRMIGFIFAFTITIEAFGAAGLWGMWELESAQFEASRRLFFSIFHSVSAFCNAGFSLFPDSFTAFKASPQIYAVVCPLIILGGLGFTVLYNISEITACKIRNFFRSLFIPPTVFNKLPSGYTSLQTKIAVWATIVLLAAGTAGYMIFACIFESCEISSVKDAFFMSVTTRTAGFNTVETAQMSDAGKFFSIMLMLIGGSPGSAAGGMKTVTLVVIILAVVAAVTKKKEVEAFKRSVRMAIIGRAVTVVFFYITAYLIVVFGLMMTERSSSFESLDLMFEAASALATVGLSAGLTPELSVSGKTLLIFTMLIGRLGPLTILSSLLLRFKTAKYNYPEEPLIIG, from the coding sequence ATGAAGAACGGCAGTGTAAAACTAACCCCGCATCAATGGATACATATCCTTGTGTGTCTGTTGGTGGTTGCAAGTTTTATCTTGCTTTTCGGCTTTTATGAGCCGTTGGTGAGCCCGGCAGCACTGCACGTCATTCAAATAATCGCATTTATATATTTTTTCTGCAATCACGCTGCGGGGTTTATACGTTCAAAAAACAAGCTCTCATACGCTCGAAGAAACTGGTTTCAGATTCCGCTGCTTTTAGCTCTGGTGCTTTTTTTTATTCTCGCGTCTCAGAGATTTTTCAGCGACCATCCCTTGGACGGTATTCTTCTTGTCTTGAGCATTTATCTTATAGTTCAGGTTGTTGATTCTGTATGCAGGTTTATCGTTAAACTGGCAGCTACAGGCAGAAACCCGATGCGAACATTTGTCCTGAGCTTCATAGCCTTCATAATTATCGGAGCATTGTTTCTCAAACTTCCAACCTTCCATAAGTGCGAGCAGCTTAGCTTTCTGGACGCCTGCTTCACAACAACAAGCGCAGTTTGCGTTACCGGGCTGATCGTTAAAGATACAGGCAGTGATTTTACAGTGCTCGGGCAGTTTGTAATATTAACGCTGATGCAGCTTGGCGGGTTGGGAATTATCATTTTCGGGGCAGTATTTGCACTGCTCTTCGGCAAGGCGTTTTCGGTGCAGGAATCGGTTGCTCTGCAGGATCTTCTCAGTACTGAAACAGTAGGCCGGATAAAAAGAATGATTGGATTTATCTTCGCATTCACTATAACAATTGAAGCCTTCGGCGCAGCAGGGCTGTGGGGCATGTGGGAGCTTGAAAGTGCGCAGTTCGAGGCCAGCAGAAGGCTTTTCTTCAGTATATTTCATTCAGTCAGCGCATTCTGCAATGCAGGTTTCTCGCTGTTTCCAGACAGCTTTACTGCTTTCAAGGCCTCGCCTCAGATTTATGCAGTAGTTTGTCCGCTGATTATTCTCGGAGGACTCGGATTTACCGTGCTCTACAATATAAGCGAAATTACAGCCTGCAAAATCCGCAATTTCTTCCGGTCTTTGTTTATCCCTCCCACTGTTTTCAATAAATTGCCTTCCGGATACACCAGCCTGCAGACAAAAATCGCAGTTTGGGCAACAATTGTACTGCTTGCTGCTGGTACAGCAGGCTATATGATTTTTGCTTGCATCTTTGAATCCTGCGAAATTTCCAGCGTCAAGGATGCCTTTTTTATGAGCGTTACCACAAGAACTGCAGGCTTTAATACAGTAGAAACAGCTCAGATGAGTGATGCGGGCAAGTTTTTTTCGATTATGCTTATGCTCATAGGCGGGTCTCCGGGCTCTGCCGCAGGCGGAATGAAAACGGTTACTCTCGTGGTTATTATACTCGCTGTTGTGGCTGCTGTTACAAAGAAGAAAGAGGTGGAAGCATTCAAACGAAGCGTTAGAATGGCGATAATCGGAAGAGCTGTAACTGTTGTGTTTTTTTATATTACTGCATATCTCATTGTCGTATTCGGGCTTATGATGACCGAGCGAAGCAGCTCATTTGAGTCTCTTGATTTAATGTTTGAAGCAGCAAGCGCACTTGCAACCGTAGGCCTGTCTGCCGGTCTTACTCCGGAACTTTCGGTATCAGGCAAGACTCTGCTGATTTTTACGATGCTTATCGGCAGGCTCGGACCTCTTACCATACTTTCCTCTCTGCTTCTTAGGTTCAAAACTGCTAAATACAACTATCCTGAAGAACCGCTGATTATAGGCTGA
- a CDS encoding LamG-like jellyroll fold domain-containing protein has protein sequence MKKLLLILFCCLVAASAWAGEIVPQFDDGDALVDYTAARDGVANPADIISLNPGSSITFAAKFTPSVADVTEDSGPVAVIETGGTTYGSGIWLCNGELHYAFRANVSGNNDRTFDDFAFADGAGAVKMGNVEAEQEVKAWVSLDLNSGTVLCSVNGVKRIYYLDTYPASTNLTGNQSVSFLTNGSIIGGHMGGLNLSSEPLLNDGNVWGMNPVPGTELRGQIFSIVADPDLMANDPVPASGSVNIDPDVISEVSFDTAEDPENSGSQNPDVTGHFVTFYQGANGDPNLDMAPLYETFVSAAADPITVPINTAGTFQIQLGQEVFWCVEEQISGAPEGDPANITGPLWNFETLPATPAAVSQPEDEAVFAGEQAVFEYTFTSKSAANAAWYKQGEPDVEMLESDPDVTISLAQNGDEFTSTLYIDNVEVADQGYYYCIASNDAGDTQSSSASLAVKRMVAYWPLDGDYQDYSGEGNHLTPYAEPIAEQWVDGVDPAKTGQALSTIEHRDTVAQTEPFAAAEYTDEVTMSMWLYWPGADSHPANNHLRTIFGSRDSNQNNWFWEFDQRTGRISVNAPGYNPYDYYNLPKSEWVYLAVTVSAEEVATFYVNGSEIDQTNPGRYSINTANVPVLLGTNQLDNLDFCTEAIYDDVRLYNYAMPPEDIAGLYYDVSGEQICVGPNAENLAYDVNGDCEVGIEDIAQLSVDWLNSMLYPSAGE, from the coding sequence ATGAAAAAATTGCTTTTAATCCTTTTTTGTTGTTTAGTTGCGGCGTCCGCATGGGCAGGGGAGATAGTTCCCCAGTTTGACGACGGCGATGCCCTTGTGGATTACACCGCCGCCAGAGATGGAGTTGCTAATCCCGCAGACATTATTTCTCTAAATCCGGGCAGCTCGATTACCTTTGCTGCTAAGTTTACGCCTTCAGTGGCCGATGTTACTGAAGACAGCGGACCGGTGGCTGTAATCGAAACCGGCGGAACAACTTACGGCAGCGGCATCTGGCTTTGCAACGGCGAATTGCATTACGCTTTCAGGGCAAATGTAAGCGGGAATAATGACCGCACATTTGATGATTTTGCGTTTGCTGACGGTGCCGGAGCGGTAAAAATGGGAAATGTTGAGGCCGAACAGGAAGTTAAGGCATGGGTTTCTCTCGACTTAAATTCCGGAACAGTTCTCTGTTCAGTAAACGGCGTCAAAAGAATCTACTATTTGGACACCTATCCAGCTTCAACCAATCTCACAGGCAACCAGAGCGTAAGTTTTCTGACGAATGGAAGTATTATTGGCGGCCATATGGGCGGACTAAACCTTTCTTCAGAACCTTTGTTGAACGATGGAAACGTATGGGGGATGAATCCAGTTCCCGGGACAGAGTTAAGAGGTCAGATTTTCAGCATTGTTGCAGATCCGGATCTTATGGCTAACGACCCTGTCCCTGCATCAGGCTCTGTTAATATCGACCCTGATGTTATTTCAGAAGTAAGCTTTGATACTGCCGAAGATCCTGAAAACTCAGGCTCTCAGAACCCCGATGTTACAGGCCACTTCGTAACATTCTATCAGGGAGCAAACGGAGATCCTAATCTGGATATGGCCCCGCTTTATGAAACTTTCGTATCAGCAGCAGCTGATCCGATTACGGTGCCTATAAACACAGCAGGCACTTTCCAGATTCAGCTCGGACAGGAAGTTTTCTGGTGCGTTGAAGAGCAGATAAGCGGAGCACCTGAAGGGGATCCGGCAAATATAACTGGCCCTCTATGGAATTTTGAAACTCTTCCCGCTACCCCGGCCGCAGTTTCTCAGCCTGAAGATGAGGCCGTGTTTGCAGGCGAGCAGGCGGTATTTGAATATACATTCACAAGCAAATCAGCAGCAAACGCCGCTTGGTATAAACAAGGTGAGCCTGATGTAGAGATGCTTGAATCCGATCCGGATGTTACTATTAGCCTTGCGCAAAACGGCGATGAATTCACCTCAACGCTCTATATCGATAATGTCGAAGTGGCAGACCAAGGCTACTACTACTGCATAGCTTCAAACGATGCAGGCGATACGCAGTCTTCTTCGGCTTCATTAGCTGTTAAGCGTATGGTTGCATACTGGCCTCTGGATGGCGATTATCAGGACTACTCCGGAGAAGGAAATCACCTTACCCCATACGCAGAACCGATAGCAGAACAGTGGGTTGACGGCGTTGACCCGGCAAAGACTGGTCAGGCACTTAGCACTATCGAACATCGTGATACAGTTGCCCAGACAGAGCCGTTTGCCGCTGCTGAATACACTGATGAAGTTACGATGTCTATGTGGCTCTATTGGCCGGGAGCGGACAGCCACCCAGCAAATAACCATCTGCGAACTATATTCGGCTCACGTGATTCAAATCAGAATAACTGGTTCTGGGAATTTGACCAGAGAACTGGAAGGATTTCTGTAAATGCCCCTGGTTATAACCCGTACGATTATTACAACCTTCCAAAAAGCGAGTGGGTTTACCTCGCTGTAACCGTATCCGCTGAGGAAGTGGCAACGTTCTATGTCAACGGCTCTGAAATCGACCAGACAAACCCGGGCAGATACAGCATTAACACCGCAAATGTGCCGGTTTTGCTCGGAACAAACCAGCTTGACAATCTCGATTTCTGCACTGAGGCGATATATGATGATGTAAGATTGTACAACTATGCTATGCCTCCAGAGGATATTGCCGGCTTATACTATGATGTATCAGGCGAGCAGATATGCGTTGGGCCGAATGCCGAGAATCTCGCTTATGATGTAAACGGTGATTGCGAAGTAGGCATTGAAGACATTGCTCAGCTTTCTGTTGACTGGCTGAACAGTATGCTTTATCCCTCAGCAGGCGAGTAA
- a CDS encoding DUF2752 domain-containing protein has protein sequence MNQRPAQNQNAGAISVWRWIVLIGVPVGWLLIWLMGSEIISGESVFGICGFRQKHDLPCPFCGMTTSAKFFLDGNLLGSLKAQPAGFIFCIFSIVVWIESAILLIPAVRLKRSFFVKWKLRVLLLSALLIILLSWGWKIYYETYFYD, from the coding sequence TTGAATCAAAGACCAGCTCAAAATCAAAATGCAGGGGCGATCAGCGTTTGGAGATGGATAGTTCTCATAGGCGTGCCAGTGGGCTGGCTTTTGATATGGCTTATGGGCAGTGAAATTATAAGCGGCGAGTCTGTATTCGGGATCTGCGGATTCCGTCAGAAGCACGACTTGCCCTGTCCATTTTGCGGGATGACCACTTCAGCGAAGTTTTTTCTTGATGGGAACCTCTTAGGCTCTCTAAAAGCTCAGCCTGCGGGCTTTATATTCTGCATATTCAGCATTGTGGTTTGGATTGAATCTGCAATTCTGCTTATACCTGCGGTAAGGCTGAAGAGAAGCTTTTTTGTTAAGTGGAAATTACGGGTTTTATTATTGTCTGCTTTGCTTATAATCTTACTATCTTGGGGCTGGAAGATTTATTATGAGACTTATTTTTATGACTAA
- a CDS encoding tetratricopeptide repeat protein: MVISFTLHAAELEAEKLDRIYSPQTAQTFHNIACDILEPEYVSVRDAKEAIVLIKAAHKLDETMNNMLPQLLDAVEIDSETDHSDFVKKLLYRYVTASSDSELAMRGISYLLNQAPTRERREQILDAFNSDIGSTNEQFSSRLSTFLGSLIAETGDFKRASRQFKLAYEKDPYNVVAFEKLSEIDPESVNVVNMGPYLRRKIVLDPYSLELTLDFADYAFKYGLFKIARDTYQYAADLFVYDNPDQKIPQRVYMPWVISAYNVQHGEAKCIKIINRIRQQGDFNIYVEYISIMSEPLSRSERMDKLSGLAETGEQMLETNNPMITEQQLAFFYFFLDRNTQKGIEMAKRAYARNADSVDVRALYAYSLFESGDMESAKQIVEEIKTYNQIAAYTGAMINLEENNESEAVKLLRSCIEMQPGELISHKAKEVMRENESTYVPAYDAFTLRQNLEKAFGDSLIPKFYRPEDVITTKLSLNGVEFSYGSKLGLYVIITNNGNQPIVVNDNAFFKGNILVKAKVAGDIEGAKPIEIRKKITPVSPIRPGGTLAVPMPIKTAAPTLDRILERFPQANLVITFQAYFDSYENESGELASKIVPATTTAKRLGVVLTEDLLEKRIQSLEEGYAGQKINTLRLLGGLVAERKAAKNYGVVYKRNALPDSVLKQAFDISLADMNWQVKFLMLNVLRNASDLLDTKEKFSNALDDDHWPVRLLSLYALTNIPQSSDFQKVIDWMYQADEQELVRKMALIAGAVPEAAEEEY; the protein is encoded by the coding sequence TTGGTTATCAGTTTCACTCTGCACGCTGCAGAGCTTGAGGCTGAAAAGCTCGACAGAATATATTCACCGCAAACCGCTCAGACGTTCCATAATATTGCTTGCGATATTCTTGAACCGGAGTACGTGAGCGTTCGCGATGCCAAAGAGGCTATTGTGCTGATTAAGGCGGCGCACAAGCTTGATGAGACTATGAACAATATGCTTCCCCAGCTTCTTGATGCTGTCGAGATAGACTCAGAGACCGACCATTCCGATTTCGTTAAGAAGCTTCTTTATCGGTATGTAACAGCTTCCAGTGATTCTGAGCTCGCTATGCGAGGTATTTCATATCTGTTGAATCAGGCTCCAACACGCGAAAGAAGGGAACAAATTCTCGATGCATTCAACAGCGATATCGGCTCAACGAACGAGCAGTTCTCATCAAGGCTCAGCACTTTTCTCGGCTCTCTGATTGCAGAAACTGGCGACTTTAAACGGGCTTCAAGGCAGTTCAAGCTGGCTTACGAGAAAGACCCTTACAATGTTGTGGCCTTTGAGAAGCTTTCTGAGATAGATCCCGAAAGCGTGAATGTGGTTAATATGGGGCCTTATCTTAGAAGAAAAATTGTATTAGACCCATACAGCCTTGAGCTTACGCTTGATTTTGCAGACTATGCCTTCAAATACGGCCTGTTCAAAATTGCCCGTGATACTTATCAATATGCCGCAGACCTGTTCGTTTATGATAACCCCGACCAGAAGATTCCTCAAAGAGTTTATATGCCTTGGGTTATCAGTGCATACAACGTACAGCACGGAGAAGCAAAGTGTATCAAGATTATTAACAGGATCCGTCAGCAGGGCGATTTCAATATCTACGTTGAATACATTTCGATTATGTCTGAACCCCTCTCGCGTTCAGAGCGTATGGACAAGCTTTCAGGGCTTGCTGAAACAGGCGAGCAGATGCTTGAAACAAACAATCCCATGATTACAGAGCAGCAGCTTGCATTCTTTTATTTCTTCCTCGACCGAAATACCCAAAAGGGAATTGAGATGGCAAAAAGGGCATACGCAAGGAACGCTGATTCTGTGGATGTAAGGGCGCTCTACGCATATTCGCTATTTGAGTCTGGTGATATGGAATCAGCTAAGCAGATTGTTGAAGAGATTAAAACTTACAATCAGATAGCCGCATACACAGGAGCAATGATAAATCTCGAGGAAAACAACGAAAGCGAGGCTGTGAAACTGCTGCGTTCCTGTATAGAAATGCAGCCGGGAGAGCTCATCTCTCATAAGGCTAAGGAAGTTATGCGGGAGAATGAATCTACCTATGTTCCTGCTTATGATGCATTTACTCTCAGGCAGAATCTCGAGAAAGCCTTTGGAGACTCTCTAATACCAAAATTCTACCGGCCTGAAGATGTGATTACAACTAAGCTCAGCCTTAATGGTGTAGAATTCAGCTATGGTTCAAAGCTTGGGCTTTATGTGATAATTACAAACAACGGCAATCAGCCGATAGTTGTTAACGATAATGCCTTCTTCAAGGGAAATATTTTAGTTAAGGCGAAAGTTGCAGGCGATATAGAAGGCGCAAAGCCTATTGAAATAAGGAAAAAGATTACTCCTGTTTCACCTATACGCCCGGGTGGAACCCTTGCTGTTCCAATGCCTATAAAAACAGCAGCCCCCACCTTGGACAGGATCCTTGAGAGATTTCCGCAGGCGAATCTGGTTATTACGTTTCAGGCGTATTTCGATTCTTATGAAAATGAATCCGGTGAGCTTGCCAGCAAGATTGTTCCCGCAACAACCACAGCCAAAAGGCTCGGCGTAGTGCTTACCGAAGACCTGCTCGAAAAAAGGATTCAGTCTCTTGAGGAAGGCTATGCAGGGCAAAAGATTAATACCCTCAGGCTTTTGGGTGGACTTGTAGCAGAGAGAAAGGCCGCAAAGAATTACGGAGTTGTTTACAAGAGAAACGCTCTTCCTGATTCAGTTTTGAAACAGGCTTTTGATATAAGCCTTGCTGATATGAACTGGCAGGTGAAATTCCTTATGCTCAACGTTCTTAGAAACGCATCCGATTTGCTCGATACGAAAGAGAAATTCTCAAATGCCCTCGATGACGACCATTGGCCTGTGCGTCTGCTTTCTTTATACGCTCTTACAAATATCCCTCAAAGCAGCGATTTCCAAAAGGTAATAGACTGGATGTATCAGGCAGACGAGCAGGAGCTCGTACGCAAGATGGCCCTTATAGCAGGTGCTGTACCTGAGGCAGCCGAGGAGGAGTATTAG
- the serA gene encoding phosphoglycerate dehydrogenase: protein MYKILIADKLSQKGIDLINSTEGFEAVVKTGISEEELSSIIGDYDGLIVRSATQLTEKVLENPGRLKGVARAGVGVDNINIPEATRKGVLVMNTPGGNTLSAAEHTMALMLSLSRNVVPACVKMKSGGWDRKLYVGNQLNNKVLGVIGLGRIGMAVIRMAAGFNMKIVGYDPFSIPTQAENFGVEITDSLEEIYKKADFITMHIPRNKNTENLISKEQLEMMKPTARIVNCARGGIINENDLYDALENNVIAGAALDVYNEEPPENRRFENLDNCLVTPHLGASTEEAQIGVALEAAEVLMDSIKGGPIKNAINAPAVSESAPKIIKSYSELARKVGRLMNVLKAGRIKKVVLEYRGTIANEDVTPLKTSFSIGLLQPNFDVQVNIVNAGFLARERGISIDEVKNEDCTNFSSCFTAKVSTEIGNYSVTGTLFDDNIMKIVSINGYETEFTPAGLIMLALYRDRPGVIGSIGTACGKYDINIGTMSVGRKDGKAMMALSLDQNLGKEAQGALDEVDSVEKYTVCDFD, encoded by the coding sequence ATGTATAAGATACTTATTGCAGACAAACTATCCCAAAAGGGAATTGATTTAATCAATTCTACAGAAGGCTTTGAGGCCGTTGTGAAAACAGGAATCAGCGAGGAAGAACTCTCTTCTATCATTGGCGATTATGACGGACTTATTGTCAGAAGCGCTACTCAGCTAACCGAAAAGGTTCTGGAAAATCCCGGCAGACTCAAGGGTGTTGCAAGAGCAGGTGTAGGCGTTGATAATATAAATATTCCTGAGGCAACGCGCAAGGGTGTTCTGGTTATGAATACCCCTGGCGGAAATACGCTCAGTGCAGCTGAGCACACGATGGCTCTTATGCTGTCTTTGAGCAGAAATGTAGTGCCGGCGTGCGTTAAGATGAAATCCGGCGGCTGGGACAGAAAGCTATACGTCGGCAATCAGCTCAACAACAAGGTGCTGGGTGTTATAGGTCTTGGAAGAATCGGGATGGCAGTTATCAGAATGGCTGCTGGTTTTAATATGAAGATAGTCGGATATGACCCGTTCTCAATACCAACTCAGGCCGAGAATTTCGGCGTTGAGATTACAGACTCCCTCGAGGAGATCTACAAAAAGGCTGATTTCATCACAATGCACATCCCGAGGAACAAAAACACCGAAAACCTCATTTCAAAAGAGCAGCTTGAGATGATGAAGCCCACTGCAAGGATTGTAAACTGCGCAAGGGGCGGGATAATAAATGAAAACGACCTTTACGATGCTCTGGAGAATAACGTTATCGCAGGAGCCGCTCTGGATGTTTACAATGAAGAGCCCCCTGAGAACAGAAGGTTCGAGAATCTCGATAACTGCCTTGTAACTCCGCATCTTGGTGCGAGCACTGAGGAGGCTCAGATCGGCGTGGCTCTTGAGGCCGCAGAAGTGTTGATGGATTCGATCAAAGGCGGCCCGATTAAGAACGCAATCAATGCCCCTGCAGTAAGCGAATCGGCTCCGAAGATCATCAAGTCTTACAGTGAGCTTGCTCGAAAGGTAGGCAGGCTTATGAACGTTCTCAAGGCAGGCAGGATAAAGAAAGTTGTGCTTGAATACCGCGGAACTATCGCTAATGAGGATGTTACTCCGCTGAAAACTTCTTTCTCGATCGGTTTGCTTCAGCCCAATTTCGATGTACAGGTTAATATCGTAAATGCAGGCTTCCTTGCTCGCGAGAGAGGCATATCAATTGATGAGGTGAAAAATGAAGACTGCACGAACTTCTCTTCCTGCTTCACAGCCAAAGTGTCCACAGAAATAGGCAACTATTCTGTAACCGGCACATTGTTCGACGATAACATAATGAAGATTGTAAGCATAAACGGCTATGAAACCGAATTCACACCGGCCGGTCTGATTATGCTTGCTCTATATAGAGACAGGCCCGGCGTTATCGGCTCTATAGGTACCGCCTGCGGGAAGTATGATATCAATATCGGTACTATGAGCGTAGGCCGCAAAGACGGCAAAGCGATGATGGCTCTCAGCCTCGACCAGAATTTGGGCAAAGAGGCGCAGGGGGCTCTTGATGAAGTAGATTCTGTTGAGAAATACACAGTATGCGATTTTGATTAG